From Clostridia bacterium, a single genomic window includes:
- a CDS encoding flagellar assembly protein H, giving the protein AKRKIAINLLKMGLSVEKVAQGAELTIKEVEELKKEVN; this is encoded by the coding sequence ATGCCAAAAGGAAAATAGCGATAAATCTTTTGAAGATGGGTTTGTCAGTTGAAAAAGTAGCACAGGGAGCTGAATTAACTATAAAAGAGGTAGAAGAATTAAAAAAAGAAGTAAACTAA
- a CDS encoding tyrosine-type recombinase/integrase, whose amino-acid sequence MFPGTKKDQPIVSFTVSRFITDHCRLLGWDKKVTVHMFRHSFGIHLYEQGYDLFTIQKLLDHKSASSSLLYVHLSTS is encoded by the coding sequence CTGTTTCCGGGCACTAAAAAAGATCAGCCAATTGTTAGCTTTACCGTATCCCGTTTTATAACAGATCATTGCCGTCTCCTTGGCTGGGATAAAAAAGTTACTGTGCATATGTTCAGGCATTCCTTTGGTATCCATTTATACGAGCAAGGCTACGATCTTTTTACTATCCAGAAATTGTTAGACCATAAATCGGCAAGCTCAAGCCTTCTTTACGTCCATTTAAGCACTAGCTAA